Proteins encoded within one genomic window of Carassius auratus strain Wakin unplaced genomic scaffold, ASM336829v1 scaf_tig00215630, whole genome shotgun sequence:
- the LOC113095155 gene encoding interleukin-2 receptor subunit beta-like isoform X2, with protein sequence MQTLAMMMMMMMMSSYSALADQSLKCYNDYHNTFTCVWDTSNLDVIPPIRPETECWITVSVEKKSTRLSNLEKKDATLIADPMQPHIRSATVVFQSKRGIIISVAELHEEVRCKNYTNPVAEIAKHKAEVSAVKVAPPQKVDVHGGNVSWSWDSLKPYLDAEFGVQYRSAAQSWKDVEDIIVKTTELELELPKDNLLLNHQYVIRVRVRYDLPNAVWSDWSEEYSWTSDVGQTPQTTEILPLDSSKAGIMLSGITLAIILILTILVKCKRTNRVQKKGSTYIPDPSKFFGDLNSSHRGNFKSWLGTVSVHESFIRVDTEFISPVEVVKLQDACDSRSTHRNSGSLQDTWSDNVKFSNFSNSTYFLSQSSKGPSDTLEPCSAHSSYGPAGGVSGSETLPQRITEEMDGEELEFSLKKLEKLRQDTQSPDSGFAGGAEDSMEETELPSPLCLTLTPLLPQDLPTPQPSRHPLLDLQRMDLLLRPSCTIPGLDLDLQSGCGLIEPSSDDYMPVKNVQS encoded by the exons ATGCAGACTCtggcgatgatgatgatgatgatgatgatgtcgtCATATTCAGCTCTTGCAGATCAAA GTTTAAAGTGTTATAATGATTACCACAACACCTTCACATGTGTTTGGGACACCTCAAATCTGGACGTGATCCCTCCGATCCGACCCGAGACCGAATGCTGGATTACAGTATCAGTTGAGAAGAAGTCAACTCGTTTGAG TAATTTGGAGAAAAAGGACGCAACTTTGATTGCAGACCCGATGCAGCCTCACATACGCTCTGCAACCGTGGTCTTTCAAAGCAAG AGAGGTATAATAATTTCAGTAGCCGAATTGCATGAAGAAGTCCGGTGTAAAAACTACACAAATCCTGTGGCTGAAATAGCAAAACATAAAGCAGAAGTTAGTG CTGTGAAAGTGGCTCCTCCTCAGAAAGTGGACGTTCACGGGGGCAATGTTTCTTGGAGTTGGGATTCTTTAAAACCCTATTTAGATGCTGAGTTTGGGGTCCAGTACAGATCTGCTGCTCAGAGCTGGAAG GATGTGGAGGATATTATCGTAAAAACTACAGAACTTGAATTGGAGCTGCCAAAGGACAATTTACTCTTAAATCATCAGTATGTGATCAGGGTGAGAGTCAGGTATGATCTGCCCAATGCTGTGTGGAGCGACTGGAGTGAAGAGTACAGCTGGACGTCTGATGTGGGTCAGACACCCCAAACAACAG AGATTCTCCCGCTGGATTCTTCGAAGGCAGGAATCATGCTCTCAGGAATCACTCTGGCCATCATATTAATCCTCACTATTCTCGTCAAGTGCAAGAGAACCAACAG GGTCCAGAAGAAGGGCTCCACGTATATTCCTGATCCCTCCAAATTCTTTGGTGATCTGAACTCCAGCCACAGAGGGAATTTCAAG TCCTGGCTGGGGACGGTTTCAGTGCACGAGAGCTTCATCAGAGTGGACACTGAGTTCATCAGTCCGGTCGAGGTCGTGAAGCTGCAGGACGCCTGCGATTCCCGAAGCACACACAGAAACAGCGGCAGTCTGCAGGACACATGGAGCGACAACGTCAAATTCTCCAACTTCTCAAACTCCACCTACTTCCTGTCCCAGAGTTCCAAGGGGCCGAGCGACACTCTGGAGCCCTGCTCGGCGCACTCCTCCTACGGGCCAGCGGGGGGCGTCAGTGGCTCGGAGACGCTTCCTCAGCGCATCACCGAAGAGATGGACGGAGAGGAGCTGGAATTCTCTCTGAAGAAGCTGGAGAAGCTGCGCCAGGACACGCAGAGTCCAGATTCAGGTTTCGCCGGCGGAGCCGAGGACAGCATGGAGGAGACGGAGCTGCCCAGTCCTCTGTGCTTGACCCTGACCCCTCTGCTGCCCCAGGATCTGCCCACGCCGCAGCCGAGCAGACACCCGCTCCTGGACCTTCAGCGCATGGATCTGCTGCTGCGACCCAGCTGCACGATACCTGGCTTAGACCTGGACCTCCAGAGCGGCTGTGGGCTGATAGAGCCCTCTAGTGACGATTACATGCCAGTGAAAAACGTGCAGAGTTAG
- the LOC113095155 gene encoding interleukin-2 receptor subunit beta-like isoform X1: MQTLAMMMMMMMMSSYSALADQSLKCYNDYHNTFTCVWDTSNLDVIPPIRPETECWITVSVEKKSTRLSNLEKKDATLIADPMQPHIRSATVVFQSKRGIIISVAELHEEVRCKNYTNPVAEIAKHKAEVSAVKVAPPQKVDVHGGNVSWSWDSLKPYLDAEFGVQYRSAAQSWKDVEDIIVKTTELELELPKDNLLLNHQYVIRVRVRYDLPNAVWSDWSEEYSWTSDVGQTPQTTEILPLDSSKAGIMLSGITLAIILILTILVKCKRTNRNVAGSSFRVQKKGSTYIPDPSKFFGDLNSSHRGNFKSWLGTVSVHESFIRVDTEFISPVEVVKLQDACDSRSTHRNSGSLQDTWSDNVKFSNFSNSTYFLSQSSKGPSDTLEPCSAHSSYGPAGGVSGSETLPQRITEEMDGEELEFSLKKLEKLRQDTQSPDSGFAGGAEDSMEETELPSPLCLTLTPLLPQDLPTPQPSRHPLLDLQRMDLLLRPSCTIPGLDLDLQSGCGLIEPSSDDYMPVKNVQS; encoded by the exons ATGCAGACTCtggcgatgatgatgatgatgatgatgatgtcgtCATATTCAGCTCTTGCAGATCAAA GTTTAAAGTGTTATAATGATTACCACAACACCTTCACATGTGTTTGGGACACCTCAAATCTGGACGTGATCCCTCCGATCCGACCCGAGACCGAATGCTGGATTACAGTATCAGTTGAGAAGAAGTCAACTCGTTTGAG TAATTTGGAGAAAAAGGACGCAACTTTGATTGCAGACCCGATGCAGCCTCACATACGCTCTGCAACCGTGGTCTTTCAAAGCAAG AGAGGTATAATAATTTCAGTAGCCGAATTGCATGAAGAAGTCCGGTGTAAAAACTACACAAATCCTGTGGCTGAAATAGCAAAACATAAAGCAGAAGTTAGTG CTGTGAAAGTGGCTCCTCCTCAGAAAGTGGACGTTCACGGGGGCAATGTTTCTTGGAGTTGGGATTCTTTAAAACCCTATTTAGATGCTGAGTTTGGGGTCCAGTACAGATCTGCTGCTCAGAGCTGGAAG GATGTGGAGGATATTATCGTAAAAACTACAGAACTTGAATTGGAGCTGCCAAAGGACAATTTACTCTTAAATCATCAGTATGTGATCAGGGTGAGAGTCAGGTATGATCTGCCCAATGCTGTGTGGAGCGACTGGAGTGAAGAGTACAGCTGGACGTCTGATGTGGGTCAGACACCCCAAACAACAG AGATTCTCCCGCTGGATTCTTCGAAGGCAGGAATCATGCTCTCAGGAATCACTCTGGCCATCATATTAATCCTCACTATTCTCGTCAAGTGCAAGAGAACCAACAG GAATGTGGCTGGTTCATCTTTCAGGGTCCAGAAGAAGGGCTCCACGTATATTCCTGATCCCTCCAAATTCTTTGGTGATCTGAACTCCAGCCACAGAGGGAATTTCAAG TCCTGGCTGGGGACGGTTTCAGTGCACGAGAGCTTCATCAGAGTGGACACTGAGTTCATCAGTCCGGTCGAGGTCGTGAAGCTGCAGGACGCCTGCGATTCCCGAAGCACACACAGAAACAGCGGCAGTCTGCAGGACACATGGAGCGACAACGTCAAATTCTCCAACTTCTCAAACTCCACCTACTTCCTGTCCCAGAGTTCCAAGGGGCCGAGCGACACTCTGGAGCCCTGCTCGGCGCACTCCTCCTACGGGCCAGCGGGGGGCGTCAGTGGCTCGGAGACGCTTCCTCAGCGCATCACCGAAGAGATGGACGGAGAGGAGCTGGAATTCTCTCTGAAGAAGCTGGAGAAGCTGCGCCAGGACACGCAGAGTCCAGATTCAGGTTTCGCCGGCGGAGCCGAGGACAGCATGGAGGAGACGGAGCTGCCCAGTCCTCTGTGCTTGACCCTGACCCCTCTGCTGCCCCAGGATCTGCCCACGCCGCAGCCGAGCAGACACCCGCTCCTGGACCTTCAGCGCATGGATCTGCTGCTGCGACCCAGCTGCACGATACCTGGCTTAGACCTGGACCTCCAGAGCGGCTGTGGGCTGATAGAGCCCTCTAGTGACGATTACATGCCAGTGAAAAACGTGCAGAGTTAG